A genomic window from Agrobacterium tumefaciens includes:
- a CDS encoding c-type cytochrome, with protein sequence MRNTIIIAAAMLTASAIPALSEGDAAKGEAVFKRCSACHAIGEGAKNRVGPQLNGIIGRAAGGVPDYNYSSAMKKAGEDGLVWTPEELRDFLSAPKKKIPGNKMALAGISKPEDLDNLIAYIESAASKPVE encoded by the coding sequence ATGCGCAATACAATAATCATCGCGGCGGCAATGCTGACCGCTAGCGCCATTCCCGCGCTCTCGGAGGGCGATGCTGCCAAGGGAGAGGCAGTCTTCAAGCGCTGTTCCGCCTGCCACGCCATTGGCGAGGGCGCGAAAAACCGGGTTGGCCCGCAGCTTAACGGCATCATTGGCCGCGCAGCGGGCGGCGTGCCCGACTATAATTATTCGAGCGCGATGAAAAAAGCGGGCGAGGACGGTCTCGTCTGGACACCGGAAGAATTGCGGGATTTCCTCAGCGCGCCGAAAAAGAAAATACCCGGAAACAAGATGGCGCTGGCCGGCATCAGCAAGCCGGAGGATCTGGACAATCTCATCGCCTATATCGAAAGCGCGGCTTCGAAGCCGGTTGAGTGA
- a CDS encoding Crp/Fnr family transcriptional regulator encodes MKIDRSVIRSLALFAKMADDELDGLLTHATSRLVPPGEAIFEQGQSATHFFLLIHGRLKVTQVTHDGQQIIVRMVHPGDLFGFARALQRSDYPGTATTAAESVILSWQTDLWPQFVEQNPHLAVSAMQTIGQRLEEAHTRIREMSTQEVERRVAHAVLRLSQQAGRKEEDGIRIDFPISRQDIAEMTGTTLHTVSRILSSWETKGLVQGGRQKLLVCNLPGLAQLAEGEASQV; translated from the coding sequence GTGAAGATTGACCGAAGCGTCATCCGGTCGCTGGCCTTGTTTGCCAAGATGGCCGACGATGAGCTGGACGGACTGCTGACCCACGCCACATCCCGGCTGGTGCCGCCGGGCGAAGCCATTTTCGAGCAGGGCCAATCGGCCACGCATTTCTTCCTGCTCATCCACGGCCGCCTGAAGGTGACCCAGGTGACCCATGATGGCCAGCAGATCATCGTGCGCATGGTGCATCCCGGTGATCTCTTCGGTTTCGCAAGAGCACTGCAACGGTCCGATTATCCCGGCACAGCCACCACGGCTGCCGAAAGCGTGATCCTGTCGTGGCAAACGGACCTCTGGCCGCAATTCGTCGAACAGAACCCGCATCTTGCCGTCTCCGCCATGCAGACCATCGGCCAGCGTCTCGAGGAAGCCCATACGCGCATCCGCGAAATGTCGACGCAGGAAGTGGAGCGCCGGGTGGCTCATGCCGTGCTGCGCCTTTCGCAGCAGGCCGGACGCAAGGAGGAAGACGGCATCCGTATCGATTTCCCGATCTCGCGGCAGGATATCGCCGAGATGACCGGCACGACGCTGCACACGGTCTCGCGCATTCTCAGCAGCTGGGAAACCAAGGGGTTGGTGCAGGGAGGACGGCAGAAGCTTCTCGTCTGCAATCTGCCGGGCCTTGCCCAGCTGGCGGAAGGCGAAGCCAGCCAGGTATAG
- a CDS encoding SUMF1/EgtB/PvdO family nonheme iron enzyme, with protein sequence MGIPGNSHFPNAVSLLLPFSIATLLATAIGFQSGIIRSGADDRAAMTAPHVVTVPAGHFTYRAEGEYFRNGYAVDGPMVDVAMRQNLTIMKYQVSSADYARCVAEGGCQKPEPGFAAPVGGEIPATGISQDDARAYAKWLSERTGAVWRLPSDAELAFAAGSLFSDETLGVAADSENPALRWLADYERQTSRKASGNPVPQSYGSFGENEYGLADFGGNVWEWTSSCSHRVTLGKNGEAIDSVASCGIPVASGKHRAAMSAFVKNPKSGGCAVGVPPDNLGFRLVRDTRWYAPLLEKLRATTLFS encoded by the coding sequence ATGGGCATTCCCGGCAACAGCCACTTCCCAAATGCCGTCTCGCTTCTTTTGCCGTTCTCGATTGCAACGCTGCTGGCAACGGCCATCGGTTTCCAGTCCGGGATCATCCGCAGCGGCGCTGATGACCGCGCGGCCATGACGGCACCGCATGTCGTCACCGTGCCCGCCGGACATTTCACATACCGGGCGGAGGGCGAATATTTCCGCAATGGTTATGCCGTCGATGGACCGATGGTCGACGTGGCGATGCGGCAAAATCTGACGATCATGAAATATCAGGTGTCGAGCGCGGATTATGCGCGCTGCGTGGCGGAAGGCGGCTGCCAGAAGCCGGAACCCGGCTTTGCGGCTCCGGTCGGCGGCGAAATACCGGCAACCGGCATCAGCCAGGACGACGCCCGCGCCTATGCAAAGTGGCTAAGTGAGCGGACAGGCGCTGTCTGGCGCCTGCCGAGCGACGCTGAACTCGCCTTTGCCGCCGGGTCGCTTTTCTCGGACGAGACACTCGGTGTCGCCGCGGACAGTGAAAACCCGGCTTTACGCTGGCTGGCCGATTATGAGCGGCAGACCAGTCGCAAGGCCTCTGGCAATCCCGTTCCACAATCCTATGGCAGCTTCGGCGAAAACGAATATGGCCTAGCCGATTTCGGTGGCAATGTCTGGGAATGGACCTCGAGCTGCAGCCACCGTGTGACGCTCGGCAAGAATGGTGAGGCGATCGATAGCGTCGCCTCCTGCGGCATCCCCGTCGCCTCGGGAAAACACCGGGCGGCGATGAGCGCCTTCGTCAAAAACCCGAAAAGCGGCGGATGCGCCGTCGGCGTGCCGCCTGATAATCTCGGGTTCAGGCTCGTGAGAGACACACGCTGGTACGCGCCGCTTCTCGAAAAGCTTCGCGCCACTACCCTGTTTTCTTGA
- the nirK gene encoding copper-containing nitrite reductase — translation MTETFHITRRNILAGAAFAGAIAPVIMPSAAGAAEEKKAAAKPLTSAEIAALPRVKVDLVKPPFVHAHTQKAEGGPKIVEFTLTIKEQKMILDDKGTEVHAMTFNGSVPGPLMVVHQDDYVELTLINPDTNELQHNIDFHSATGALGGGGLTIVNPGEKAILRFKATKAGVFVYHCAPPGMVPWHVTSGMNGAIMVLPREGLTDGHGKELVYDKVYYVGEQDFYIPRDENGNFKKYESAGDGMADTLEVMRKLTPTHIVFNGAVGALTGEHALQAAVGEKVLIVHSQANRDTRPHLIGGHGDYVWATGKFRNPPDLDQETWFIPGGTAGAAFYTFEQPGIYAYVNHNLIEAFELGAAAHFKVTGEWNNTLMQAVLAPSSI, via the coding sequence ATGACGGAAACCTTCCACATCACACGGCGTAATATTCTCGCAGGCGCAGCATTTGCAGGGGCTATAGCTCCCGTCATCATGCCATCGGCAGCGGGCGCGGCAGAGGAAAAGAAGGCCGCGGCAAAGCCATTGACGAGCGCGGAGATTGCAGCGCTACCTCGCGTAAAGGTTGACCTCGTCAAACCGCCCTTCGTGCACGCCCACACGCAGAAAGCCGAAGGCGGACCGAAGATCGTCGAGTTCACGCTCACGATCAAAGAGCAGAAGATGATACTCGACGACAAGGGCACCGAGGTCCACGCCATGACCTTCAACGGCTCGGTTCCCGGCCCGTTGATGGTGGTGCATCAGGACGACTATGTCGAGCTGACCCTCATCAACCCCGATACCAACGAGCTGCAGCACAATATCGATTTCCACTCGGCCACCGGCGCGCTCGGCGGCGGCGGGCTCACCATCGTCAACCCCGGTGAAAAGGCGATCCTGCGCTTCAAGGCCACCAAGGCCGGCGTCTTCGTCTATCACTGCGCACCTCCCGGCATGGTGCCGTGGCATGTTACCTCGGGCATGAATGGCGCGATCATGGTGCTGCCGCGTGAGGGCCTGACGGACGGCCACGGCAAGGAGCTTGTTTATGACAAGGTCTATTATGTCGGCGAGCAGGACTTCTACATCCCGCGCGACGAGAACGGCAATTTCAAGAAATATGAAAGCGCCGGCGACGGCATGGCCGACACGCTGGAGGTGATGCGCAAGCTGACGCCGACCCATATCGTCTTCAACGGCGCAGTCGGCGCCCTGACGGGGGAACATGCCCTTCAGGCGGCCGTTGGCGAGAAGGTGCTGATCGTCCATTCGCAGGCGAACCGCGATACCCGTCCGCACCTCATCGGTGGCCATGGCGATTATGTCTGGGCGACGGGCAAGTTCCGCAACCCGCCGGATCTCGACCAGGAAACCTGGTTCATTCCCGGCGGTACGGCGGGCGCGGCCTTCTATACCTTCGAACAGCCCGGCATCTACGCTTATGTCAACCACAACCTCATCGAAGCTTTCGAACTGGGTGCGGCAGCCCACTTCAAGGTGACGGGTGAATGGAACAACACCCTGATGCAGGCGGTGCTCGCCCCCTCGAGCATCTGA
- a CDS encoding NnrS family protein — protein sequence MSGSETVLTEGRSRPKGGIPRGLARTGPVIFSYGFRPFFLGGAIWAIVAMVLWIAALSGFIDIGGDYSAPNWHAHEMLFGFASAVLAGFLLTAVPNWTGRLPVSGKPLVWLFALWCAGRLFLLVPDTVGVVTAAAVDGLFLPGLLTICAREVIAGRKWKDLKVLGGLLALSIANIIFHVAAIEGDLSQIATRLAVSAYTVLVIIVGGRIVPSFTRNWLNRFGRTDFPVPYNGFDTAAILTGIAALAVWTIEPESIVAVPTALLAAFMHAVRLIRWRGWTTWPEQVLVVLHVAYAFIPVGFITIALAALDVMDTRSVLHVFTVGVIGCMMLAVMTRASLGHTGRKLAASRVTIAAYVALIACALLRPAAEFFPGAMMHLYACSAFLWVVGFGLFCIEYGPILMRERKPLKA from the coding sequence ATGAGTGGCAGCGAAACCGTTCTCACCGAAGGGCGCAGCCGGCCAAAGGGCGGCATTCCAAGAGGGCTGGCGCGCACCGGCCCGGTTATCTTTTCTTACGGCTTCCGGCCGTTTTTCCTCGGTGGCGCCATCTGGGCCATCGTGGCGATGGTGTTGTGGATCGCAGCCCTTTCCGGCTTCATCGACATTGGCGGGGACTATAGTGCGCCGAACTGGCATGCCCATGAGATGCTGTTCGGTTTCGCTTCGGCGGTGCTGGCCGGTTTTCTTTTGACGGCTGTGCCGAACTGGACGGGGCGACTGCCGGTATCGGGCAAACCGCTGGTCTGGCTGTTTGCGCTCTGGTGTGCTGGCCGGCTTTTCCTGCTTGTGCCGGACACGGTGGGCGTGGTCACCGCCGCAGCCGTGGACGGGCTTTTCCTGCCGGGGCTTCTCACGATCTGCGCGCGTGAGGTCATTGCCGGGCGCAAATGGAAAGACCTGAAGGTGCTGGGCGGGCTGCTGGCGCTTTCCATCGCCAATATCATTTTCCATGTGGCGGCGATCGAAGGCGACCTCAGCCAGATCGCGACCCGCCTCGCGGTCTCGGCCTATACCGTGCTTGTCATTATCGTCGGCGGCCGCATCGTGCCGAGTTTCACCCGCAACTGGCTGAACCGGTTCGGCCGCACGGATTTTCCCGTGCCCTATAACGGCTTCGATACAGCCGCTATCCTGACCGGTATCGCGGCGCTGGCCGTCTGGACAATAGAACCCGAGAGCATCGTGGCAGTGCCAACGGCGCTTCTGGCCGCGTTCATGCATGCGGTGCGCCTGATCCGCTGGCGTGGCTGGACGACATGGCCGGAGCAGGTGCTGGTGGTGCTGCATGTAGCCTATGCCTTCATTCCCGTCGGTTTCATCACCATTGCGCTGGCGGCGCTTGACGTGATGGACACGCGCTCCGTCCTGCATGTCTTCACCGTCGGCGTTATCGGCTGCATGATGCTTGCGGTGATGACGAGAGCGAGCCTTGGCCATACTGGACGCAAGCTCGCGGCCAGCAGGGTCACTATTGCCGCTTATGTGGCGCTGATCGCCTGTGCGCTCTTGAGACCTGCGGCCGAGTTCTTCCCCGGCGCGATGATGCATCTTTATGCCTGCTCGGCGTTTCTCTGGGTCGTGGGCTTCGGTCTTTTCTGCATCGAATACGGACCTATCCTGATGCGCGAGCGCAAACCGCTGAAAGCCTAG
- a CDS encoding DUF2249 domain-containing protein — MTEMIRELDVRPLLLSGGEPFPAIMEAVAGLAPGEALRLYATFRPVPLFKVMAERGFDHQVREIGGGDWEVLFTPQSTETEQISVSPALAGNAEEPQIWPDPVIYLDLSDETAKGQASRTLTALDRLPPGAVIFVLMPQEPTFLYPELLARGHQWAGNFDEARTAFRIFIRAGAGAH; from the coding sequence ATGACGGAAATGATCAGGGAACTCGATGTCCGGCCGCTTTTACTGAGCGGCGGCGAGCCTTTTCCGGCCATCATGGAAGCCGTGGCCGGGCTTGCTCCCGGTGAGGCGCTGCGCTTATACGCCACCTTCCGCCCCGTTCCGCTGTTCAAGGTGATGGCCGAGCGCGGTTTCGACCATCAGGTCAGGGAAATCGGCGGTGGCGACTGGGAAGTGCTGTTCACGCCGCAATCCACTGAAACCGAACAGATTTCCGTTTCGCCGGCGCTTGCGGGCAATGCCGAGGAGCCGCAGATATGGCCGGACCCGGTCATCTATCTCGACCTCAGCGACGAGACGGCCAAAGGCCAGGCGAGCCGTACGCTTACAGCGCTCGACCGTCTTCCGCCGGGCGCCGTGATCTTCGTGCTGATGCCGCAGGAGCCGACCTTTCTTTACCCGGAGCTTCTGGCCCGGGGTCATCAATGGGCCGGCAATTTCGACGAGGCGCGCACGGCGTTTCGCATCTTCATCCGCGCCGGCGCCGGCGCGCATTAA
- a CDS encoding DUF2249 domain-containing protein: MSEAQSATNIDVRIIPHRERHPRIFGALGALTEGQSLQITSDHDPRPLLYQLATNFPGQFGWEYLEQGPEVWRLDIGRLEEQAEGSEDDMSGCECCCGSEH, translated from the coding sequence ATGTCCGAAGCCCAATCCGCAACCAATATCGATGTGCGCATCATTCCGCATCGCGAGCGCCATCCGCGCATTTTCGGTGCGCTCGGCGCGTTGACCGAGGGGCAATCGCTGCAGATCACCAGTGATCACGATCCCCGTCCGCTGCTTTACCAGCTGGCCACCAATTTCCCCGGCCAGTTCGGCTGGGAATATCTCGAACAGGGCCCTGAAGTCTGGCGTCTCGATATCGGCCGGCTGGAAGAACAGGCCGAAGGTTCCGAGGACGATATGTCCGGCTGCGAATGCTGCTGCGGATCCGAACATTGA
- a CDS encoding nitric oxide reductase activation protein NorD, with the protein MLDFLELEETVGRAWHRLIGETGTWLRFPDHAVKLEDMQAVLAICFRGFGGEHAVQIAPARARTSTHRLRLRQRMGLGEEKLAQPGRDHATLMLPPVLDLFPDRRLNRDLYLWLAAAMALMPLEPVVAADPLRNDLARLDRAAELADTVTRAFPGLKTRYRRLCAAMLAVRQKRPLPQAEQQVEQRVLSMLADAAGIDGHAPPAGFPVKAPPRYLPMLPVPLWPDTLLRETSEARQSEDQPAAGAAPQGAEAARHIAVREKAENRQTERSPFILNRFEKILAMAEMVNVDRPGDDSDDADGSAADELDDMTLGERKGRPSARFRFDLDLPPEALKHTPLTAELTYPEWDYRSGTYLADHCRVIAGPAKDAETAPEPDPDTKSLIRRVRRQFEVLRPRHEMLRAQLDGNDLDLDAVVRARSDIAAGGQGSDRIHMASRPQAHDLAVTILVDVSLSTDAWFDNRRVLDVEKEALLVLAHGLSACGDSHSILTFTSRRRSWVRVETVKDFDEPMGHTVERRIAALKPGFYTRIGPAIRHASAKLHERPERRKLLLLLTDGKPNDVDHYEGRFAIEDSRRAVSEARRSGVSVFGVTVDSKAQSYIPAMFGQNGYAIVSRIAKLPAALPAIYRSLAG; encoded by the coding sequence ATGCTGGACTTTCTGGAACTGGAAGAAACCGTCGGCCGCGCCTGGCACAGGCTGATCGGCGAAACCGGCACATGGTTGCGCTTCCCGGATCATGCCGTGAAACTGGAAGATATGCAGGCCGTACTGGCCATCTGTTTCCGGGGTTTTGGCGGTGAACATGCGGTGCAGATCGCCCCTGCCCGCGCCCGCACCTCCACACACCGGCTGAGGCTTCGCCAGCGCATGGGTCTCGGCGAAGAAAAGCTTGCCCAGCCCGGGCGCGATCACGCCACGCTGATGCTGCCGCCGGTGCTGGATCTGTTTCCCGACCGCCGCCTCAACCGCGATCTTTATCTCTGGCTCGCTGCCGCCATGGCGCTGATGCCGCTTGAACCGGTCGTAGCTGCCGATCCGCTGCGCAACGATCTTGCCCGGCTCGACCGCGCCGCAGAACTTGCCGACACCGTAACCCGTGCTTTTCCCGGCTTGAAGACCCGCTATCGCCGGCTATGCGCCGCCATGCTCGCGGTGCGGCAGAAGCGGCCGTTGCCACAGGCGGAACAGCAGGTGGAGCAACGGGTGCTTTCCATGCTGGCCGATGCGGCAGGGATCGACGGCCATGCGCCACCCGCCGGCTTTCCGGTCAAGGCGCCCCCGCGCTACCTGCCGATGTTGCCGGTGCCGCTGTGGCCGGACACGCTGCTGCGCGAAACATCCGAGGCCAGGCAGAGCGAAGACCAGCCGGCAGCGGGCGCCGCGCCGCAGGGCGCGGAAGCGGCCCGCCATATCGCCGTGCGCGAAAAGGCCGAGAACCGCCAGACCGAACGCAGCCCCTTCATCCTCAACCGTTTCGAAAAAATCCTCGCCATGGCCGAGATGGTCAATGTCGACCGTCCGGGTGACGATAGCGACGATGCCGACGGCAGTGCGGCCGACGAGCTTGACGATATGACGCTGGGTGAAAGAAAGGGACGGCCTTCCGCCCGCTTCCGCTTCGATCTCGACCTGCCTCCTGAAGCACTGAAACATACCCCGCTGACAGCGGAGCTGACCTATCCCGAATGGGATTATCGCAGCGGTACCTATCTCGCCGACCATTGCCGGGTCATCGCCGGTCCGGCGAAGGACGCCGAAACGGCACCGGAACCCGACCCGGATACCAAAAGCCTTATCCGCCGGGTCAGGCGGCAATTCGAGGTGCTGCGGCCACGCCACGAAATGCTGCGCGCCCAGCTTGACGGCAATGATCTCGATCTTGACGCCGTGGTTCGCGCCAGAAGCGATATCGCCGCCGGAGGACAGGGCAGCGACCGCATTCATATGGCAAGCCGCCCGCAGGCGCATGATCTTGCCGTGACTATTCTTGTCGACGTGTCGCTATCGACCGATGCCTGGTTCGACAATCGCCGGGTGCTCGATGTGGAGAAGGAAGCCCTGCTGGTGCTTGCCCACGGGCTTTCCGCCTGCGGCGACAGTCACTCCATCCTGACCTTCACCTCCCGCCGCCGTTCCTGGGTGCGGGTGGAGACGGTGAAGGATTTCGATGAGCCGATGGGCCACACTGTCGAGCGTCGCATCGCGGCGCTGAAGCCCGGTTTCTACACCCGCATCGGCCCCGCCATCCGCCACGCCAGCGCCAAGCTGCATGAGAGGCCGGAGCGCCGCAAGCTGCTTCTGTTGCTGACGGATGGTAAGCCGAACGATGTCGATCATTATGAGGGCCGCTTCGCCATAGAGGATAGCCGTCGTGCGGTTTCCGAGGCGCGACGTTCGGGCGTCAGCGTCTTCGGCGTAACGGTCGACAGCAAGGCGCAATCCTATATTCCGGCCATGTTCGGCCAGAACGGTTATGCCATCGTCAGCAGGATCGCCAAGCTGCCAGCGGCGCTGCCGGCGATCTATCGCAGCCTTGCGGGCTGA
- a CDS encoding CbbQ/NirQ/NorQ/GpvN family protein, with translation MNTIFRPAPQPQPDAPFYRPLGNECTLFESAWVRQLPLLLKGPTGCGKTRFVSHMAAKLGLPLSTVSCHDDLAAADLTGRYLLKGGETMWMDGPLTRSVRQGGICYLDEIVEARKDVAVVLHPLTDDRRILPLERTGEVLEAPSGFMLVVSYNPGYQNLLKSLKPSTRQRFVAIEFDFLPKEQEIAVVSHESGLDARDVEPLVDLAHRLRGLKGHDLEEGVSTRLLVYCASLIDTGLPARQAVRATMIEPLTDEPDVKAALHEVADAIIR, from the coding sequence ATGAACACGATTTTCCGTCCCGCGCCGCAGCCGCAACCGGACGCGCCTTTTTACAGACCGCTCGGCAATGAATGCACACTGTTTGAAAGCGCCTGGGTGCGGCAATTGCCGCTTCTGCTGAAAGGCCCGACCGGTTGCGGCAAGACCCGTTTCGTCAGCCATATGGCGGCGAAACTCGGCCTGCCGCTTTCCACCGTTTCGTGCCACGACGATCTTGCCGCCGCCGACCTGACCGGTCGTTACCTGCTGAAAGGCGGCGAAACCATGTGGATGGACGGCCCGCTGACGCGATCCGTGCGCCAGGGCGGCATATGTTACCTCGACGAGATCGTCGAGGCGCGCAAGGATGTGGCGGTTGTGCTGCATCCGCTCACCGACGACCGCCGCATCCTGCCGCTGGAGCGCACCGGCGAAGTGCTGGAAGCACCCTCGGGCTTCATGCTCGTCGTGTCCTACAATCCCGGCTATCAGAACCTTTTAAAGAGCCTGAAACCCAGCACCCGCCAGCGCTTCGTCGCCATCGAATTCGACTTTCTGCCCAAGGAACAGGAAATCGCCGTCGTCTCCCATGAAAGCGGGCTGGATGCGCGCGATGTCGAGCCGCTTGTCGATCTTGCCCACCGGCTGCGCGGCCTGAAGGGCCACGATCTGGAAGAAGGCGTTTCCACCCGGCTGCTCGTTTATTGCGCCAGCCTCATCGATACCGGCCTTCCCGCCCGCCAGGCCGTGCGCGCAACCATGATCGAACCGCTGACCGACGAGCCTGATGTGAAAGCCGCGCTGCATGAAGTCGCGGATGCGATCATTCGATAG
- a CDS encoding nitric-oxide reductase large subunit → MKYQTQKVAMLYFYGAIGLFVAQILFGVVAATIYVLPNTLSELLPFNIVRMIHTNALVVWLLMGFMGSTFYLLPEETETELYSPKLAIAQFWIFLVAAAVAVVGYMFRIHEGREFLEQPFAIKVGIVLVVLMFLFNITMTALKGRKTTVINILLFGLWGLAIFFLFAFYNPMNLALDKMYWWYVIHLWVEGVWELIMASILAFLMIKLNGIDREVVEKWLYVIVGLALFSGILGTGHHYYWIGAPGYWQWIGSLFSTLEVAPFFTMVIFTFVMTWKAGRKHENRAALLWSIGCSVMAFFGAGVWGFLHTLSSVNYYTHGTQLTAAHGHLAFFGAYVMLNLAMMAYAIPEMKKRAPYNQWLSMTSFWVMCTAMSVMTFALTFAGVVQIQLQRVMGESFMDVQDQLAIFYWIRLGSGFAVLISAVMFIWAILVPGKQKQGDVARLVQPAE, encoded by the coding sequence ATGAAATACCAGACGCAAAAAGTCGCCATGCTGTATTTTTACGGCGCAATCGGGCTGTTCGTGGCGCAGATCCTGTTCGGCGTCGTCGCCGCGACGATCTACGTGCTGCCCAATACGCTTTCCGAGCTTCTGCCCTTCAACATCGTGCGTATGATCCACACCAATGCGCTGGTCGTGTGGCTGCTGATGGGCTTCATGGGCTCGACCTTCTATCTTCTGCCGGAAGAGACGGAAACCGAGCTTTACAGCCCCAAGCTCGCCATCGCGCAGTTCTGGATCTTCCTGGTGGCCGCCGCGGTTGCCGTGGTCGGCTATATGTTCCGCATCCATGAAGGCCGCGAATTCCTCGAACAGCCCTTCGCCATCAAGGTCGGCATCGTCCTTGTGGTGCTGATGTTCCTGTTCAATATCACCATGACAGCGCTGAAGGGCCGCAAGACCACCGTCATCAACATCCTGCTCTTCGGTCTCTGGGGTCTGGCGATCTTCTTCCTCTTCGCCTTCTACAACCCCATGAACCTCGCGCTCGACAAGATGTACTGGTGGTACGTGATCCATCTGTGGGTGGAAGGCGTGTGGGAATTGATCATGGCGTCGATCCTCGCCTTCCTGATGATCAAACTCAATGGCATCGACCGCGAAGTGGTGGAAAAATGGCTCTATGTCATCGTCGGCCTCGCCCTCTTCTCGGGCATTCTCGGCACCGGCCACCATTATTACTGGATCGGCGCGCCGGGTTACTGGCAGTGGATCGGTTCGCTGTTCTCCACGCTGGAAGTGGCCCCCTTCTTCACCATGGTCATCTTCACCTTCGTCATGACCTGGAAGGCCGGCCGCAAACATGAGAACCGCGCTGCGCTGTTATGGTCGATCGGCTGCTCGGTCATGGCCTTCTTCGGCGCCGGCGTCTGGGGTTTCCTGCACACGCTGTCGTCGGTGAACTATTACACCCACGGCACGCAGCTTACCGCCGCCCACGGGCATCTCGCCTTCTTCGGCGCCTATGTGATGCTGAACCTTGCTATGATGGCCTATGCCATCCCGGAAATGAAGAAGCGTGCGCCTTACAACCAGTGGCTTTCGATGACGAGCTTCTGGGTCATGTGCACGGCCATGTCGGTCATGACCTTTGCGCTGACATTCGCCGGCGTGGTGCAGATCCAGCTGCAGCGGGTCATGGGCGAAAGCTTCATGGATGTGCAGGACCAGCTGGCGATCTTCTACTGGATCCGTCTCGGTTCCGGTTTCGCGGTTCTCATTTCGGCGGTCATGTTCATCTGGGCAATCCTGGTACCGGGCAAGCAGAAACAGGGCGACGTTGCCCGCCTCGTGCAGCCCGCCGAATGA
- a CDS encoding c-type cytochrome, with protein MAERLTKTGARNVFYGGSIFFFAIFVGLTAHSHYYMRTTSTDESTLTESVARGKHVWEKNSCINCHTLLGEGAYFAPELGNVWKRYGGVEDKETARDSIKAWMAAQPTGIEGRRQMPQFNLTEQELDDLVDFLEWTSRIKTQNWPPNDAG; from the coding sequence ATGGCAGAACGCCTGACCAAAACAGGAGCGCGAAACGTCTTTTACGGCGGCTCCATCTTCTTCTTCGCCATATTCGTCGGGCTGACGGCCCATAGTCATTATTACATGCGCACCACCTCGACGGATGAAAGCACGCTGACGGAAAGCGTCGCGCGCGGCAAGCACGTGTGGGAGAAAAACTCCTGCATCAACTGTCACACGCTGCTCGGCGAAGGTGCCTATTTCGCGCCCGAACTCGGCAATGTCTGGAAGCGTTATGGCGGCGTGGAAGACAAGGAAACGGCCCGCGATTCCATCAAGGCGTGGATGGCCGCCCAGCCCACCGGCATCGAAGGCCGGCGCCAGATGCCTCAATTCAATCTCACCGAACAGGAACTCGATGATCTCGTCGACTTCCTCGAATGGACGAGCCGGATCAAGACGCAGAACTGGCCGCCGAACGATGCGGGTTGA
- a CDS encoding cytochrome c oxidase subunit 3, producing the protein MATNTEEESGNLLLWILVWSELAAFGALTGAFIIAFALDAEGFAAGRQHLQPQLAGLNTLILLASGWQAAVAASRHTALPGKRRALVLAGLLGFAFVGVKLYEYSTEIAFASDPAYGSFFELYFLLTGFHLLHVIFVAVLLFIIAVFPKNENVTLVTTLWHVIDLVWIVIFPVIYLV; encoded by the coding sequence ATGGCGACAAATACGGAAGAGGAAAGCGGAAACCTGCTCCTGTGGATTCTGGTCTGGAGCGAACTTGCCGCCTTCGGCGCGCTCACCGGGGCGTTCATCATCGCTTTCGCCCTCGATGCTGAGGGATTTGCCGCCGGCCGCCAACATCTGCAGCCGCAGCTTGCCGGTCTCAATACGCTGATTTTGCTGGCGAGCGGCTGGCAGGCGGCCGTTGCGGCCAGCCGCCACACCGCGCTGCCGGGCAAAAGGCGGGCACTTGTGCTTGCCGGCCTGCTGGGCTTCGCTTTCGTCGGCGTAAAACTCTATGAATATTCCACCGAAATCGCCTTCGCGTCCGATCCCGCCTATGGCTCGTTCTTCGAGCTTTATTTCCTGCTCACCGGCTTCCACCTGCTGCATGTCATCTTCGTGGCCGTGCTGCTGTTCATCATCGCAGTCTTCCCGAAAAACGAGAACGTCACGCTTGTGACGACGCTGTGGCATGTCATCGATCTGGTCTGGATCGTCATCTTTCCCGTTATTTATCTGGTTTGA